From the Streptomyces sp. KMM 9044 genome, one window contains:
- a CDS encoding ABC-F family ATP-binding cassette domain-containing protein codes for MTATLVAKNLSAGHGDRSLFSGLDLVVAPGDVIGLVGANGAGKSTLLRLLAGLTAPQQGELRLSPPTASVGHLPQEPERRPGETVRDFLARRTGVAEAQRTMDEATSALVDGEPGADDAYADALERWLALGGADLDERAEEVTASLGLTVGRDQPMTALSGGQAARVSLASLLLSRYDVFLLDEPTNDLDLDGLERLERFVKGLRAGTVVVSHDREFLTRTVTKVLELDLAQRRINLYGGGYAAYLEEREVARRHARDEYEEYDDKRSALQDRARTQRSWMDKGVKNARRKAGNDNDKIGRKFRSEASEKQAAKARQTQRMIERLDVVEEPRKEWELRMEIAAAPRSGAVVATLRDAEVRRGDFVLGPVTLQIDWADRVAVTGANGAGKSTLLGALLGRVPTDAGHAALGSGVLLGEVDQARALFHGTEALLDAFRAGVPDTEPAELRTLLAKFGLKADHVMRPAVTLSPGERTRAALALLQGRGVNLLVLDEPTNHLDLPAIEQLESALDSYEGTLLLVTHDRRMLDAVHVTRRLEVADGKVTEH; via the coding sequence ATGACTGCCACCCTCGTCGCCAAGAACCTCTCCGCCGGCCATGGCGACCGCTCCCTGTTCAGCGGCCTCGACCTCGTCGTCGCCCCCGGCGACGTGATCGGCCTGGTCGGTGCCAACGGCGCCGGCAAGTCCACGCTGCTGCGCCTGCTCGCGGGGCTCACCGCGCCGCAACAGGGCGAGCTGCGGCTCTCCCCGCCCACGGCGAGCGTGGGCCACCTCCCGCAGGAGCCGGAGCGCCGGCCCGGCGAGACCGTCCGGGACTTCCTGGCCCGCCGCACCGGCGTCGCCGAGGCCCAGCGGACGATGGACGAGGCCACCTCGGCCCTGGTGGACGGGGAGCCCGGCGCCGACGACGCGTACGCGGACGCCCTGGAGCGTTGGCTGGCCCTGGGCGGCGCAGACCTCGACGAACGCGCGGAGGAGGTCACCGCGTCGCTCGGGCTGACGGTCGGCCGGGACCAGCCGATGACCGCCCTGTCCGGCGGGCAGGCGGCTCGCGTCAGCCTCGCCTCCCTCCTCCTGTCCCGCTACGACGTCTTCCTCCTCGACGAACCGACCAACGACCTCGACCTGGACGGCCTGGAGCGCCTCGAGCGCTTCGTCAAAGGTCTGCGCGCCGGCACGGTCGTGGTCAGCCACGACCGTGAGTTCCTCACGCGCACCGTCACCAAGGTCCTCGAACTCGATCTCGCCCAGCGGCGGATCAACCTCTACGGCGGCGGCTACGCGGCCTACCTGGAGGAACGGGAGGTGGCTCGCCGGCACGCCCGCGACGAGTACGAGGAGTACGACGACAAGAGGTCCGCGCTCCAGGACCGGGCCCGGACGCAGCGGTCCTGGATGGACAAGGGCGTGAAGAACGCGCGTCGCAAGGCGGGCAACGACAACGACAAGATCGGCCGCAAGTTCCGCAGCGAGGCCAGCGAGAAGCAGGCCGCCAAGGCCCGCCAGACCCAGCGCATGATCGAACGCCTCGACGTGGTCGAGGAGCCGCGCAAGGAGTGGGAGCTGCGCATGGAGATCGCGGCGGCGCCGCGCTCCGGCGCGGTGGTGGCGACGCTGCGGGACGCCGAGGTCAGGCGCGGCGACTTCGTGCTCGGGCCGGTCACCCTGCAGATCGACTGGGCGGACCGGGTCGCCGTCACGGGCGCCAACGGTGCCGGGAAGTCCACCCTGCTGGGCGCCCTGCTGGGCCGCGTCCCAACCGACGCCGGGCACGCCGCGCTGGGCTCGGGGGTGCTGCTCGGTGAGGTCGACCAGGCCCGTGCGCTGTTCCACGGTACCGAGGCACTGCTGGACGCCTTCCGCGCCGGGGTCCCGGACACCGAACCGGCCGAGCTCCGCACCCTGCTGGCCAAGTTCGGCCTCAAGGCGGACCATGTGATGCGCCCGGCGGTCACCCTCTCACCGGGCGAACGCACCCGCGCCGCTCTCGCCCTCCTCCAGGGCCGGGGCGTCAACCTCCTCGTCCTCGACGAGCCGACCAACCACCTCGACCTGCCCGCCATCGAGCAGTTGGAGTCGGCTCTCGACTCCTACGAGGGCACCCTCCTCCTCGTCACCCACGACCGGCGCATGCTCGACGCGGTCCACGTCACCCGCCGCCTGGAAGTGGCCGACGGCAAGGTCACCGAACACTGA
- a CDS encoding oxidoreductase, with translation MSAEYATFGLTPAIRAGGLLPGGDHQVHRDFVDFVVDGHPLLFRLCDLDAVSPLASDVPPAIFTAQVRSLLLETEAPLPSGRYIVYGCPDCEDLGCGAVTASIERDGEDYIWRDFAWQTDEHADLELNGYHGLGPFRFRGADYRTALAALPAGGAPGSRRRVLLIGARGALPARLAAALRAIGVGADIAHDTDGVPADELRGYAAVVFDRSTGPAEQAAVRAAFAAAGVDVPCVDGHAPIVPLLVAQTEHALDRSPPGQRRLTRLTTLASSAPAGADAEVEVTASCRVRLTAYRLDRLARSHTRDVFDGVLEPGRHRIPLDPRTVKAESYLVARTAGAVLTTAVRR, from the coding sequence ATGTCTGCCGAGTACGCGACCTTCGGCCTGACACCGGCGATCCGTGCCGGTGGACTCCTCCCCGGCGGCGACCACCAGGTCCACCGGGACTTCGTCGACTTCGTCGTCGACGGACACCCGCTGCTGTTCCGCCTCTGTGACCTCGATGCCGTCTCCCCGCTCGCCTCCGACGTCCCTCCCGCCATCTTCACCGCCCAGGTCCGCAGCCTGCTCCTGGAGACGGAGGCGCCGCTGCCGTCCGGCCGGTACATCGTCTACGGCTGCCCCGACTGCGAGGACCTCGGCTGCGGTGCGGTGACCGCCTCCATCGAGCGGGACGGCGAGGACTACATCTGGCGGGACTTCGCCTGGCAGACCGACGAACACGCCGACCTGGAACTCAACGGGTACCACGGCCTGGGCCCGTTCCGCTTCCGCGGCGCGGACTACCGCACGGCCCTCGCCGCCCTGCCGGCCGGCGGCGCCCCGGGCTCCCGCCGCCGTGTCCTGCTGATCGGCGCCCGCGGCGCCCTGCCGGCCAGGCTCGCCGCGGCCCTGCGCGCCATCGGCGTCGGCGCCGACATCGCCCACGACACCGACGGTGTCCCCGCCGACGAACTGCGCGGTTACGCCGCCGTCGTCTTCGACCGGTCGACCGGCCCCGCCGAACAGGCCGCCGTACGCGCAGCCTTCGCCGCCGCAGGCGTCGACGTGCCCTGCGTCGACGGCCACGCCCCGATCGTCCCGCTGCTCGTGGCCCAGACCGAGCACGCCCTGGACCGCAGCCCGCCCGGACAGCGCCGCCTGACCCGGCTGACCACCCTCGCCTCCTCGGCCCCGGCGGGTGCCGACGCGGAGGTCGAGGTCACGGCGTCGTGCCGGGTGCGACTCACCGCGTACCGCCTCGACCGCCTCGCCCGCAGCCACACCCGCGACGTCTTCGACGGCGTCCTGGAACCGGGCCGCCACCGCATCCCCCTGGACCCGAGGACGGTCAAGGCCGAGTCCTACCTGGTGGCCCGCACCGCCGGGGCGGTCCTGACGACGGCGGTACGGCGGTGA